DNA sequence from the Sphingobacteriales bacterium genome:
ACATCCTCTTTTTGAAAGAATTTCCATCTTTCATGCATTGAATCACAAAGCTGTTGCCCGTTTTCATGCCAAATGTATCTCAAAACGCTATGAAGACCTTAACCTGATAGTCGTTCATTTAGGTGGAGGTATCACTGTGGGTGCCCATTTAAAAGGCCGTGTCATTGATGTCAATCAGGGACTTGACGGGGAAGGGCCTTTCAGTCCTGAACGTAGTGGTACCTTGCCGGTTGGAGCACTTGCAAAACTCTGTTTCAGTGGTAATTATTCGTATCAGGAAGTTAAACAAATGATCACCGGAAAGGGAGGATTTGTTGCCTATTTTGGTACCAATGATGCTCAGGAAGTGGAAAACCTGATGAATCAGGGAGACCCCACTGCCAGCCTTGTTTTTGAAGCCATGGCTTATCAGGTGGCAAAAGAAATAGGTGCCATGTCAACGGTTTTAAAAGGTAAGGTGGATGGTATTTTACTCACAGGTGGACTGGCCAACAACAAATGGTTTATCGACCAGATTATTGACAGGGTGGTTCACATCGGACCGATTTCCATTTATCCCGGAGAAGATGAAATGAAAGCGCTTGCTGTCAATGGACAAATGGTGCTGGATGGTGAAATTGAAGTGAAAGAATATTAAAAAAGGGCCTTAAAAGGCCCCTTAGGGATAAGTATAAACTTACCGGAGATTCGGCATTAAGACGTTTCATCCGCTTGAAAGGTTGTCCCGGGAATCAAAACAAAAGTTATTAATTTTATATGCAATCATTTACTGCCTGTCGCTGTCAGGATTTTGCCT
Encoded proteins:
- the buk gene encoding butyrate kinase; translated protein: HPLFERISIFHALNHKAVARFHAKCISKRYEDLNLIVVHLGGGITVGAHLKGRVIDVNQGLDGEGPFSPERSGTLPVGALAKLCFSGNYSYQEVKQMITGKGGFVAYFGTNDAQEVENLMNQGDPTASLVFEAMAYQVAKEIGAMSTVLKGKVDGILLTGGLANNKWFIDQIIDRVVHIGPISIYPGEDEMKALAVNGQMVLDGEIEVKEY